In the genome of Bacillus sp. SM2101, the window ATTGCAGTAAATAGAAACAACGACATCATAATAATTATGATCATCGGGAAATAATCTAAAATGGCATATAGAGGGATTTCCCATTCATTTACATCTACAGGTATACGTATTAATGACTGGTTATAAATTATGCATATGATACCTAATATTAATCCACTCCCAATACTTGCGATCACTGCTTCCCCTTTCGTATGTAGCTTCTTGCCAATTGCACCAAGTACCCCTATGATCGGCAAAATGTTAAATGCAGTGAATGTAAATGCTGATAACAAGTTTTGTTTAGCACCCCATTGTAATATAAACGGTTCCTCCAGTTGATTCATAAACAAAATAAGCGTCATAATTAATCCGAGTATAAGAACTGGAAAAATGTAAAAATTAACTATAATTAACCCTTTAAACCCCCAGAAAAACTGCAAAGTTAATAGTGACAAAAAGATCATAATAGCTAACCAATAGGGTACATTAAAATGTGCTAGCACTGCTGCACCACCTGCTGTCATGACAACTGTTGTTGCAAATAAATAAAAAACAATGAGTACATCATAAAATTGAGCGAGCTTCATACCGACAAGTTTACGTAAAATCGGTAAAAAATGATCAGTTTTTTCCTCATAGCTTATTGATAAAACTACAAAACAGCTAAAAGTAAATATAAACATAAACAACACAATTGCCAACTCACTACCTTCGCCAAAAAATTGCCATACCTCTTGTCCAGATGCAAATCCTGCGCCCATCATCACTCCTACAATTATTGACATCCACCTAAACCCTGCAAGCCACATTACTACACCTCACAATATGATTAATGTTGGTTATATCTCTAAGCACAATCAGCTTTTTCGGAGGATGAATTTTCTTTAATTACATCCTTTATCTTTTGCTTCTATATTATATGTTTACATTCATAAAATACATTACCTAATTAGCTAATGAGATTATTAGGTTGACAACCTTCCTACTAATTGTTGACAATGAGAGTAATATAAATGACCTATTAAGGAGGGCTCAAATGAAGGTAGGTAGAGTAAGTAAATTATATAGATATCCAGTTAAAGCATTCGGTGGAGAGCGGCTTAAAAATGCTCCTATTCATCATCATGGCATATGGGGAGACAGATCTTTTGCATATAAAATAAATTCAAAATTCTTAACTATTGATAAATTACCCGAGTTAGTAAATTACAATGCTAAATACACTATCGCAAATGGAGAACCTAAAGTTAGTATTACGTCGATTGACGGTACGACTTACGATTGGGGTGATCTAGCACTAGATAAAAAGCTTTCAACTCTTCTAGATAATGAATCAATCTCTAAAGTAAGTCATGATCCTGAGAGCGAAAAAGGATCGTATTGGGAAAATCACATATTATTGACTTCCACCGCATCTTTAGCAAAAATAAGCGAGTTATGTAAAAGTGAATTATTGGATATAGGGAGATTTAGACCAAATATCGTTATAGACCTTGAAAGTAATATTGCATTTGAGGAAGAAACTTGGATCGGTAAAGAACTATCAATAAACGGAACAAGATACAAAATAGATAAGAAATGTGTCAGATGTGCTTATGTTAATGTTGACCCTACAAATCCTACAGAAATAAATCCGAACATATTAAAGACGATCGTTAAAGAACGGGAGGCATTTTTTGGCGTATATGCTTCAGTCGTCGCTACAGGTGAGATTTATGAAGGGTCTCAAGTTTTCCTGCATGAACATGATTCAACAATTTAAAGAGTTTGTTTAAACGTTGTAGTTACTAAAAACTAATGATGAATTGATATAATTTCTTCTTATAAGCTGCTATGATGCCCCGAATGTGATTTGTATACGCGTTCATATCCTTTATATGAAAAGCAACATTCATAGCGACCTAATTTACACAAAAAACTATAACGTGCTGATGAAACATTGTTTATCAAAGTGACAAGGAGATGGAAATGTCTACTACCAATTTGAACGAGCTTGGCAATTCTTTACGATCAATTGATCAAGCTTTCAAAAACCAAATTGAACCATACCGTCAAGATTTGTGGAGATTTTGTATGCATTTAACTAAATCCCCATGGGATGCTGAAGATTTAGTCCAAGACACTTTGCTCAAATCACTATCCGTATTAGCGAAAGTATATCAACCAGTAAATACAAAATCGTATTTATTTAAAATTGCTTCAAACTTATGGATTGATCAAATGAGAAAAACTAAAAAGCATACCGACATCATACAAGCAACTGTTAGCCAAGACAAACTAGACAATTATCAATTCGAGCTTATTGAGCATTTAGAAATTGTAATCACTTTGTTAACACCTACCCAATATGTGACGCTAATCCTTGGAGATGTTTTCTTATTTAAAGGGAAAGAAATTGCAGAAATTATTGGCTCGAGCCAATCAGCAGTACATACTAATATACATAGAGCAAGAAACATCATGAAAGAAAAACACCTTGACCTTCAAGAAGTTATCCTAAAGGACTACAAAACAGATGTTCAAACAAGCAAGACTATGAACTTATTGCTTGAAGGATTCAGAAAAAAAGATGCGAAGCTAATCGCTTCATTACTTGATGAAAATATCGTTACAGATATAGTTCATTCAGGTTTTGAAATGGGAGCAAACGAGACACGTAACAATTCCTTAAATGATTGGCATAACATCGTACGAGATCAGCAAGATATCGTTGTAAATTATATAGAATTGTGGGGTCAACGTGTATTAGTTGAAATGGAGAAAAAACAAGATAATCAACTATACTTAAATAATATCCATTATTTAGAAATTACAGACAACAAAATAACTTACTGGAAATTTTATTGTTTTTCGTGGGATATCATGAAAAGGGCCGCTGAAGCG includes:
- a CDS encoding RNA polymerase sigma factor; this translates as MSTTNLNELGNSLRSIDQAFKNQIEPYRQDLWRFCMHLTKSPWDAEDLVQDTLLKSLSVLAKVYQPVNTKSYLFKIASNLWIDQMRKTKKHTDIIQATVSQDKLDNYQFELIEHLEIVITLLTPTQYVTLILGDVFLFKGKEIAEIIGSSQSAVHTNIHRARNIMKEKHLDLQEVILKDYKTDVQTSKTMNLLLEGFRKKDAKLIASLLDENIVTDIVHSGFEMGANETRNNSLNDWHNIVRDQQDIVVNYIELWGQRVLVEMEKKQDNQLYLNNIHYLEITDNKITYWKFYCFSWDIMKRAAEALEVQLNARYYYHIF
- a CDS encoding MOSC domain-containing protein, coding for MKVGRVSKLYRYPVKAFGGERLKNAPIHHHGIWGDRSFAYKINSKFLTIDKLPELVNYNAKYTIANGEPKVSITSIDGTTYDWGDLALDKKLSTLLDNESISKVSHDPESEKGSYWENHILLTSTASLAKISELCKSELLDIGRFRPNIVIDLESNIAFEEETWIGKELSINGTRYKIDKKCVRCAYVNVDPTNPTEINPNILKTIVKEREAFFGVYASVVATGEIYEGSQVFLHEHDSTI